In the genome of Flavobacteriaceae bacterium YJPT1-3, the window ATTTGGTCATCATTCACAATGGGATCATAGAGAATTATGAGCCCTTAAAGAAAGAATTGATCAAGAGAGGCTATACATTTCAATCGGAGACAGATACAGAAGTATTGGTCAATCTGATTGAAGACGTACAGAAAAATGAAGGAGTTAAGTTGGGGAAAGCCGTTCAAATCGCTTTAAACCAAACAGTAGGAGCCTATGCGATTGCTGTTTTTGATAAGAAAAAACCGGATGAGATTGTCGTAGCACGATTGGGAAGTCCCTTAGCCATTGGTGTGGGAGACGATGAGTTCTTCATCGCTTCAGACGCATCGCCATTTATCGAATACACGAACAATGCGATTTATTTGGAAGATGGGGAAATGGCCGTGGTGCGTACCCACAAGAAGTTGAAAATCTTTGAGATCAAGAATGACACGCTGGTCGATCCTTATATCCAGGAGTTAAAGCTCAATCTCGAGCAGATCGAGAAGGGAGGCTATGATCATTTCATGCTCAAGGAAATCTATGAGCAGCCTCAAGCCATCAAGGATACTTTTCGCGGACGCATGCTGGTGAATGAGAATCTTATTCGCATGGCCGGTGTTGATGACAACATCAATAAATTTTTAAACGCCAATCGCATACTCATTGTAGCCTGCGGTACGAGTTGGCATGCAGGCCTGGTGGCTGAATACATTTTTGAAGAACTTACCCGGATTCCTGTCGAAGTAGAATACGCTTCAGAATTTCGTTATCGCAATCCCATCATCAACAAGAACGATGTCGTCATTGCTATTTCACAAAGTGGTGAAACGGCAGACACCATGGCGGCGATCAAATTAGCTAAGGAGCACGGGGCCTTTGTATTTGGGGTTTGTAATGTGGTTGGATCATCCATCTCCAGAGAAACGCATGCGGGAGCCTATACGCACGCCGGACCTGAAATTGGAGTGGCTTCTACCAAAGCATTCACCACTCAAATAACCGTATTGACGCTCATTGCGTTGAAGCTTGCGCGAAAGAAGGGACAGCTTTCAGATTCAGAGTTTAATAGATATTTACGAGACCTGGAAGGGATTCCGGCAAAAGTGGAACAAGCCTTGCAATCAAACGATCACATTGCGGAAGTGGCCAAGGCGTATAAGGATGTACCCAATTTCCTCTATCTTGGGCGCGGCTATAACTTTCCAGTAGCATTGGAAGGGGCCTTGAAGCTTAAAGAAATTTCATACATTCACGCAGAAGGGTACCCTGCTGCAGAAATGAA includes:
- the glmS gene encoding glutamine--fructose-6-phosphate transaminase (isomerizing), which codes for MCGIVGYIGHREAYPIVLQGLQRLEYRGYDSAGIALYDGAELNMCKTKGKVADLQNRFESTTATKGTIGMGHTRWATHGVPNDVNSHPHYSNSGNLVIIHNGIIENYEPLKKELIKRGYTFQSETDTEVLVNLIEDVQKNEGVKLGKAVQIALNQTVGAYAIAVFDKKKPDEIVVARLGSPLAIGVGDDEFFIASDASPFIEYTNNAIYLEDGEMAVVRTHKKLKIFEIKNDTLVDPYIQELKLNLEQIEKGGYDHFMLKEIYEQPQAIKDTFRGRMLVNENLIRMAGVDDNINKFLNANRILIVACGTSWHAGLVAEYIFEELTRIPVEVEYASEFRYRNPIINKNDVVIAISQSGETADTMAAIKLAKEHGAFVFGVCNVVGSSISRETHAGAYTHAGPEIGVASTKAFTTQITVLTLIALKLARKKGQLSDSEFNRYLRDLEGIPAKVEQALQSNDHIAEVAKAYKDVPNFLYLGRGYNFPVALEGALKLKEISYIHAEGYPAAEMKHGPIALIDEQMPVVVIATRKGHYDKVVSNIQEIKSRKGKIIGIVTQGDVTVRDLADHVIEIPETTEFLTPLLTTIPLQLLSYHIAVMLGKNVDQPRNLAKSVTVE